A window of the Candidatus Nitrosotalea okcheonensis genome harbors these coding sequences:
- a CDS encoding DNA polymerase — MNEETIAIRAYTVPKKSNLGKNKPKSYKRPDDNANPTFDRVLVFDTETTTDLYQNLKFGYFETYQYGVLEEKGLFYDPIIVKPKELAILESYSNENNISLYTLEDFRKIFLGEVYDLQTLCIGFNLPFDLTRIVLKSTNARKRKDAFSLELSKNLKYPRLYVTHATNTLSFIEWANSMIWNGFKGNFVDLRTLCHALTDTKHSLESACKAFDTEFQKYKAKEHGVINTTYINYCINDVKSTYSLYQNTKKEFDTYGLKIPVIRAYTPASIGKEFLKKMGVKPFFDKSPKFSNEIIGNIMTGYFGGRTECKIRKTPVKVDVLDFLSMYPTVCTLQNLWKFVIADHIEHVEATQEIIQFVDGVTLRDIQNKEN; from the coding sequence ATGAATGAAGAAACCATCGCCATTCGTGCCTACACCGTGCCCAAAAAGAGTAATTTGGGTAAAAATAAACCCAAATCATACAAAAGACCAGATGATAACGCAAATCCCACATTTGATAGGGTTCTAGTCTTTGATACAGAAACTACTACAGACCTATATCAGAACCTCAAATTCGGGTATTTTGAAACTTATCAGTATGGCGTTCTTGAAGAAAAAGGCCTCTTTTACGATCCCATAATTGTAAAACCAAAAGAATTGGCAATACTGGAGTCATACTCTAATGAAAACAATATTTCATTGTACACACTAGAAGATTTTCGTAAAATATTTCTTGGTGAAGTTTATGATCTTCAGACATTATGTATTGGATTTAACTTGCCATTCGATCTTACAAGAATTGTATTAAAATCAACTAATGCTAGAAAAAGAAAAGATGCATTTTCACTTGAACTTTCCAAGAATCTAAAATATCCAAGATTATATGTCACACATGCTACAAACACGTTATCATTTATCGAGTGGGCAAATTCAATGATATGGAACGGGTTCAAAGGGAATTTTGTTGATCTTCGTACCTTGTGCCATGCCCTTACCGATACAAAACATTCTCTTGAAAGTGCATGTAAAGCATTTGATACAGAATTTCAAAAATACAAAGCAAAAGAACATGGAGTTATCAACACTACATACATTAATTATTGCATTAACGATGTAAAATCTACCTATTCACTATACCAAAATACGAAAAAAGAATTTGATACTTACGGATTGAAAATTCCTGTAATTAGAGCCTACACACCTGCATCAATTGGAAAAGAATTTCTCAAGAAAATGGGTGTTAAACCATTCTTTGATAAAAGCCCAAAGTTCTCAAATGAAATAATTGGAAATATAATGACGGGATATTTTGGTGGAAGGACAGAATGCAAGATTAGAAAGACTCCTGTCAAAGTGGATGTACTTGACTTTCTTAGTATGTATCCTACCGTTTGTACACTACAAAATCTTTGGAAATTCGTAATTGCAGATCATATAGAGCACGTTGAGGCAACCCAAGAAATAATCCAATTTGTAGACGGAGTCACTTTGAGAGATATCCAAAACAAGGAAAACTGA
- a CDS encoding TIR domain-containing protein, giving the protein MSTRKERFGFLSYSSTDKEFVENLAIDLTKYKFPMFFDRWEIKVGDSIVGKIDSALGKMTDLIIILSTNSVNSNWVKKELSSAVMKKLKDNSVRILLVLKEKCEIPSIIIDIKYADFTNGYENGILGLVCGLDLTIMKDEFTVDILAYVKAILYHESITRIIQHTGQKRRLMWIEAREEDGSVEPRVVEPYSFRHRGKGGTVLFFAWDIRKNAIRGFRMDRIKNVTELEQTFTPRFPVEF; this is encoded by the coding sequence ATGTCTACTAGAAAAGAGAGATTTGGTTTTCTTAGTTATTCCTCAACAGACAAAGAGTTTGTAGAAAATCTAGCCATTGATTTAACAAAATACAAATTTCCAATGTTCTTTGATAGGTGGGAAATTAAAGTTGGAGATTCTATAGTAGGAAAGATTGATTCTGCTCTTGGTAAAATGACAGATTTGATAATAATATTATCAACAAATTCTGTTAATTCCAATTGGGTTAAAAAAGAACTTTCCTCGGCAGTAATGAAGAAACTGAAAGATAACTCAGTAAGAATTCTCCTAGTATTAAAAGAGAAATGTGAAATCCCATCAATAATAATCGACATAAAATATGCAGATTTCACGAATGGTTATGAAAATGGCATCTTGGGTCTAGTATGCGGATTAGACTTGACAATTATGAAAGATGAATTTACAGTAGATATACTTGCATATGTAAAGGCAATATTGTATCACGAAAGCATTACTCGGATTATTCAACATACAGGGCAAAAACGTAGGCTGATGTGGATTGAAGCACGTGAAGAAGATGGGTCTGTGGAGCCAAGAGTTGTAGAACCATACAGCTTTAGACATAGAGGAAAAGGAGGAACCGTACTCTTTTTTGCATGGGATATACGAAAAAATGCCATTCGAGGTTTTAGAATGGATAGAATAAAAAATGTAACAGAGTTAGAACAAACTTTTACTCCTAGATTCCCGGTTGAATTTTAA